The nucleotide sequence AGCCTACATAGTCTCATCTCACCAAGTCTCCCACGTCAGCCAAGAAGAGGCAACTAGATGAGCCTGCACCTTCGATAGTGAACCAACTGAGCCCACTCTACTCATGACACCATCACTAAACAAGATTGAGTTATAAATCAAATCCTATTTTATCAGCACAATTGCATGAATTATGCTCACATTGATCCCAACAATTGCAACTGTCTTTAACAAGCAGCAATATCTATTTAGATAGAACATTTTTACCATTAATTTTCAATAATTAACATAGTTAAATGCAATGTGATACTTCCTCCTTAGCCATGCATAGATCATCTCTGCTAAAGCTTGGATTAAGAGACAGCTTATTTGTTGAGTTGCATGCAGATTATCAAACTCAAGTCTTGTAGGTTCTGAATTTATTTTCTTGTTGAAATCGAGTGTTGATGCCTGCTCTTTGATCCCTGTCTATCCTTGTGGCTGCTTCCCTTGTGGCTACTTCCCTCTCCAACCCTTACCTTGACCGATGAGCTCATACTCTGGATCACACGCCTTGTTGACCTCCTCCTAGAATGCCAGCCGTTGTCCCCAAGTGCAGCCTTGGCTATGTTGCCAGTTACCACCTCCCTATGGGGTTTAGTCGGTTGCttgttgagataagcaagctgtgGGAGGAGGCTACAGACTGCCTTGCGGAGCTGGTCATCCCCGATGTTGGTCTGTATCGGGTTGCCAAGTAGGTTAAGGGCCAAGAGAGAGTCATAATTGGCGACAAGCTGGCCTAAGGCTTTTGCTGTGGATATCTTGTTGAAGCTCAGGTCAAGCACAGTAAGCTTCAAGAGCCTGTGTAGCCCCTCGACATCACTGATCTTGTTGCCCGTGAGGTAAAGTTCTTTAATTAGAACGCAGTTTGACAGTCCTGAAACAAGAATAACATTGCGTCAAAAGATAATCCAAGAGAATGTTGTCCAAATGGAGTTCTTTATAAAATCAGATCCGAAATATGAATATGATTCATTGACCATGAGATAAAGGCTTAACAGATAGTCCACTAAATATTCAGAAATATTCTCGGAATTGATTTTTCAGATGATCTACGAAAACAGGTAGCTTCTTCAAAAGATGCTCAATCGACTAGATCTTTATAGCTAACAGAACCACAATTGCATTTGCCAATTTTGTTAAGTTGCTATCATGACATCAACacacctatcatttggaaggctgttacatgtgtatatatgtagTTCTTGtactagcaaagcctttagcaaaatAAACCAAGATTATATTATCAGCAgagaaaaaaacacaaaacttAGAGATGAGTGACATGGCAATCTAATTTGTTTGAGCTTTAACATTCAGTTTGGTAGGATGAACTTAGTTTAAGATACCTCGATCATATGCTTAATTCTGAAAAGTTGCACTAAAAGGAATATACAGATCACATAGTACCAAATGGTTGTGTAACAGACGTTGCTGACAGACCATATTAACATACCAGAGGATGGGATTGAAACCAAAATCAAGTGCTCTTTAAAGGGACCACCAAACCAGAAATCCACTTGGAGCCCAGAGCTAGCTTACCATtttaattcttagaaatcctatttgcaaaaattattttgGCAGTGAATCATCCacaatgattttgatttttatagtTGCATACTGTTAACTCAGAATTGGCAAGAACATTATAGAGTTTAAGAACATAAGAATCTTTTCAGCATGTAGAAGGACAAGGTCGTCAAGACCTTACCATGACCAATTCGTGAGATTCTGTTATAACTGAGATTAAGCACCCTTAGTTTCGTCAATTCTCTGAGACCTTCAATTGTGGCAATCTTGTTCCTTGACAAGTCAAGCATATGAAGGCTCTTAGGTAATGATCCAGGAGAAATATGAACTGCAGCAATAGCAAACAAGTCATATGCAGACATATAGAAAGAGTTTTAGAGACAAACATGCTTAACTTCCTTCTTCATGAATGCAATTAAGATACCATCTTATACCTATGAAATTGCCTGATAAATTGATCACTCGGAGGCTATTGAAGGCTGAAATAGCTGGTATTACTTTCAAACCCATGCAGGAAATGTGAGCCACTGCAGATAAGGAATtgagagattcaacaattttgttGGCCTGCACGATTTCCTCCACGGTGCGCCTGCTCATACCAGTCTGGTTCTTGCCTGAAGGTTCTCCCACCTCAGTAGAATCCATGTTAACATAAACTCCAGTGACCACTTCATCATCATCAATTGGGTTGAAAGGGCTATCATCGAGACTATGGACCCAAGCATTAACTCTATCTAGAGACGAGGATTCTGCACAAAATGCTACCCATTgattttgaggccacaaatcattcCTGATCTCAGGTTCTTCCATTGGCTTCTTGTTTTTTATGTCAATCTTACAGCTTGGTTCAAGCGTATCTGAGCAATAGCCACCTTTCTGCTTGGATGCATCAACAGTGGAGACTGTCCTCTCTGGTTTTGAGACCCAAGACTTGTGGAGATTCCTATGACTCCAAAGGAAAAGCTTCCACCAGAGCTTCCTACTCCTTGAGGGAAGCACCTGGCTTGAAGATCTCTTCTTTAACATCACCTTGTCAGCACTGCAGGAGGTCATTACAGATAATGGGCTGCCTAGAATGCCATGTGCTTCTCCACCACCATTTTCTGCTAGCTTTTGAAGATCTTCGCATGAATAGGACTTGGTAGGCGATGTAAGGAATTTACcagatctctttctctctatGTTGGAGCATGAACGCTTCAGTGAGGGAGATCCCCAAAATGCTGTCGTCCTCCCCATCCCTGGATCGCTGACATGCCCGCTTTGGTCCAGCATATTGGGAGTGATCCCTGCAATTTTGTCTGACTTGTACTCCATCACATCATTGTTGAATTCTTGATTAAAACCAGGGTATGCAAGTTCACCTTTCTCCATGGCTAACGCCTGGAGATCGAAGTCAGAGAAGTCCCTTTTCATAGATAAAACATCATCATGCTCATCACCTCCCTCATAAGCTGCCTCAACTGCTGCTGTAGTCCTTGTCAAGATCTCATTAGTGTTCCCATTCCCATCAACCTTCAAATTGCTCAAAGAGCTCTTTCCTTGAGCTTTTAAAGGTACTGAATCCCCAAAAGATGCCTCCTTGGTTCCCATCTCGAGAGAAGGATGAAGGAGATCTTCTGGTTTAACTCGCAAATCTCCAGTACTATTCACCCTTTTGGCATCAACAGCTTTGGATGATTTCTACGAGTAACAATTCTAAAAATCAGTACCTAAGTTCCTAACAagataaatcataaaaaagaacGACAACAAAAATCCAACACTGACTTCGGATTTCTTCTTCATTCCGATGAGAAGATTAGAGAAGCAACTGAACCTTGCCATCTTCTGGGGCGTTAATAAATCCACAAACAACACAAGATCTTCCTTTGTAGATTCCCAAACAATATTGTGCAGCTAACAAACCCTAGTAAGCAAAGGAGTAAAGAACTATGCCTAGTAGATGTATCTTACAATAGATTCAGCGGTCAGCCGTTGTCGATCGGGTATCCTTTTACCATACAACAAAGAAGCCAAACAAAGAGGAGAGTGGAGTGAGGAGGGAAGACAGCGTCCTCCCGAGCCCACACCTCTCTCAAGGTGAGAGGAGACGGTACTTCAGGGGCGGCCAGAGTGATCGAACAAGATCTTGGTAGGCAGGATTCCCTTTGGACTCCGTCTTTGATGTTGGGTTCTGTAGATTGATGGAAGAAACAAGTTAGATCTCAAAGCAAACCCAATGATTCATAAGGCATATAATATAATAGGAAAACAAATCTAACAAAAAcgacatttttttaatttttgattccatCAAAATCACTAGAAGGGAAGAACAATCAGCACTCAATTTTCCCTTTATTTCCTCAGAACAGAAGGATGAAAAAGCGAAGAACAAGCGGATTCATTCatgaataaagattaaaaaaaaatccagcAAACAGAGAAGAAGTCCATGGGTTTCTAAAAGTAGGAGTTTTGCTTGATCCAGAAAGGTAATAGTACTAATTGATCCAGAAACTGTTGCTTGATCCGAAAGCAACCGTTCTTTTCTGGTTCAAGCTTTCGAACCCTTCCATCTTCCTCTAGAGAAGAAACACATCAAACGCTTGTTGGACTCCTAAATCTGAAGCAAACATCATAAATTGAGAGCACCGTGTCACAAACATATCGAGGAAAGA is from Musa acuminata AAA Group cultivar baxijiao chromosome BXJ3-8, Cavendish_Baxijiao_AAA, whole genome shotgun sequence and encodes:
- the LOC135645947 gene encoding uncharacterized protein LOC135645947 isoform X1, with amino-acid sequence MARFSCFSNLLIGMKKKSEKSSKAVDAKRVNSTGDLRVKPEDLLHPSLEMGTKEASFGDSVPLKAQGKSSLSNLKVDGNGNTNEILTRTTAAVEAAYEGGDEHDDVLSMKRDFSDFDLQALAMEKGELAYPGFNQEFNNDVMEYKSDKIAGITPNMLDQSGHVSDPGMGRTTAFWGSPSLKRSCSNIERKRSGKFLTSPTKSYSCEDLQKLAENGGGEAHGILGSPLSVMTSCSADKVMLKKRSSSQVLPSRSRKLWWKLFLWSHRNLHKSWVSKPERTVSTVDASKQKGGYCSDTLEPSCKIDIKNKKPMEEPEIRNDLWPQNQWVAFCAESSSLDRVNAWVHSLDDSPFNPIDDDEVVTGVYVNMDSTEVGEPSGKNQTGMSRRTVEEIVQANKIVESLNSLSAVAHISCMGLKVIPAISAFNSLRVINLSGNFIVHISPGSLPKSLHMLDLSRNKIATIEGLRELTKLRVLNLSYNRISRIGHGLSNCVLIKELYLTGNKISDVEGLHRLLKLTVLDLSFNKISTAKALGQLVANYDSLLALNLLGNPIQTNIGDDQLRKAVCSLLPQLAYLNKQPTKPHREVVTGNIAKAALGDNGWHSRRRSTRRVIQSMSSSVKVRVGEGSSHKGSSHKDRQGSKSRHQHSISTRK
- the LOC135645947 gene encoding uncharacterized protein LOC135645947 isoform X2 translates to MARFSCFSNLLIGMKKKSEKSSKAVDAKRVNSTGDLRVKPEDLLHPSLEMGTKEASFGDSVPLKAQGKSSLSNLKVDGNGNTNEILTRTTAAVEAAYEGGDEHDDVLSMKRDFSDFDLQALAMEKGITPNMLDQSGHVSDPGMGRTTAFWGSPSLKRSCSNIERKRSGKFLTSPTKSYSCEDLQKLAENGGGEAHGILGSPLSVMTSCSADKVMLKKRSSSQVLPSRSRKLWWKLFLWSHRNLHKSWVSKPERTVSTVDASKQKGGYCSDTLEPSCKIDIKNKKPMEEPEIRNDLWPQNQWVAFCAESSSLDRVNAWVHSLDDSPFNPIDDDEVVTGVYVNMDSTEVGEPSGKNQTGMSRRTVEEIVQANKIVESLNSLSAVAHISCMGLKVIPAISAFNSLRVINLSGNFIVHISPGSLPKSLHMLDLSRNKIATIEGLRELTKLRVLNLSYNRISRIGHGLSNCVLIKELYLTGNKISDVEGLHRLLKLTVLDLSFNKISTAKALGQLVANYDSLLALNLLGNPIQTNIGDDQLRKAVCSLLPQLAYLNKQPTKPHREVVTGNIAKAALGDNGWHSRRRSTRRVIQSMSSSVKVRVGEGSSHKGSSHKDRQGSKSRHQHSISTRK